A window of the Cystobacter fuscus genome harbors these coding sequences:
- the tssC gene encoding type VI secretion system contractile sheath large subunit → MSTEIVSQKSATPAAALQSPSLLDEILSEAKIKPKDEGYSIARQGVEAFISEMLAPHRAEERVDKALVDAMIAEIDRRLTSQVNEIMHHQEIQKLESSWRSLKFLVDRVDFRENIRVEMLNVSKEDLLKDFEDSPEVVKSGLYRLAYSNEYGVFGGKPYGMMLGNYDFGPGPQDIDLLRKCASVAAMAHAPFIANASPEMFGEQDYLNLPNLKDLKSLFEGPQYARWHSFRESEDARYVGLCMPRFLLRLPYGEKTIPVKAFNFTEDVIGHHDRYLWGHASTAFASRVADSFAKYRWSPNIIGPQSGGAVEMMPLHQYEAMGEIQTKVPTEVMLTERREYELSEEGFIGLVFRKDADNAAFFSANSVQKPKFFGSTPEGKAAETNYRLGTQLPYMFIMTRLAHYVKVLQREQIGSWKERSDLERELNQWMSQYIADMDDPAPAVRSRRPLRAARVSVEDVEGQPGWYRCNLQVRPHFKYMGAAFTLSLVGKLDKE, encoded by the coding sequence ATGAGCACCGAGATCGTTTCCCAGAAGTCGGCGACCCCCGCGGCTGCCCTGCAGTCTCCCTCCCTGCTCGATGAAATCCTCTCCGAGGCGAAGATCAAGCCCAAGGACGAGGGCTACAGCATCGCGCGCCAGGGCGTGGAGGCCTTCATCTCCGAAATGCTGGCGCCCCACCGCGCCGAGGAGCGTGTGGACAAGGCCCTGGTCGACGCGATGATCGCGGAGATCGACCGGCGCCTGACGTCCCAGGTCAACGAGATCATGCACCACCAGGAAATCCAGAAGCTGGAGTCCTCGTGGCGCTCGCTGAAGTTCCTGGTGGACCGGGTGGACTTCCGCGAGAACATCCGCGTGGAGATGCTCAATGTCTCCAAGGAAGACCTGCTCAAGGACTTCGAGGACTCGCCCGAGGTGGTGAAGTCCGGCCTGTACCGGCTCGCCTACTCCAACGAGTACGGCGTGTTCGGTGGCAAGCCGTACGGCATGATGCTGGGCAACTACGACTTCGGCCCGGGTCCGCAGGACATCGATCTGCTGCGCAAGTGCGCGTCCGTGGCGGCCATGGCGCACGCGCCCTTCATCGCCAACGCCAGCCCGGAGATGTTCGGCGAGCAGGACTACCTCAACCTGCCCAACCTCAAGGATCTCAAGTCCCTGTTCGAGGGCCCGCAGTACGCCCGGTGGCACTCGTTCCGCGAGAGCGAGGACGCGCGCTACGTGGGCCTGTGCATGCCGCGCTTCCTGCTGCGCCTGCCCTACGGCGAGAAGACGATTCCCGTGAAGGCCTTCAACTTCACCGAGGACGTCATCGGCCACCACGACCGCTACCTGTGGGGCCACGCCTCCACGGCGTTCGCCAGCCGCGTGGCGGACTCGTTCGCCAAGTACCGCTGGAGCCCGAACATCATCGGCCCGCAGTCCGGGGGCGCGGTGGAGATGATGCCGCTGCACCAGTACGAGGCCATGGGGGAGATCCAGACCAAGGTGCCCACCGAGGTGATGCTCACCGAGCGGCGCGAGTACGAGCTGAGCGAGGAGGGCTTCATCGGCCTGGTGTTCCGCAAGGACGCGGACAACGCGGCGTTCTTCTCGGCCAACTCGGTGCAGAAGCCCAAGTTCTTCGGCAGCACGCCGGAGGGCAAGGCGGCGGAGACCAACTACCGGCTCGGCACGCAACTGCCGTACATGTTCATCATGACGCGGCTGGCGCACTACGTGAAGGTGCTCCAGCGCGAGCAGATTGGCAGCTGGAAGGAGCGCTCGGACCTGGAGCGCGAACTCAACCAGTGGATGAGCCAGTACATCGCCGACATGGACGATCCGGCGCCCGCCGTGCGCTCGCGCCGTCCGTTGCGCGCCGCGCGCGTGTCCGTGGAGGACGTGGAGGGCCAGCCAGGCTGGTACCGCTGCAACCTCCAGGTGCGTCCGCACTTCAAGTACATGGGCGCGGCCTTCACGCTGTCCCTGGTGGGCAAGTTGGACAAGGAGTGA
- the tssB gene encoding type VI secretion system contractile sheath small subunit yields MSKESSVAPTERVNIVYKPATGNMQEQVELPLKMLMMGDFTGRPDDRPLEERAPINVDKMNFNEVMAQQDLKVNASVTDKLSNEEGASISVDLQFKNLADFAPESIVNQVPELRKLLELRSALTALKGPLGNVPAFRKKLQAMLADDEGRKRLIDELGLKVDGGENQTK; encoded by the coding sequence ATGAGCAAAGAGAGTTCCGTCGCCCCTACCGAGCGCGTCAACATCGTCTACAAGCCCGCCACGGGGAACATGCAGGAGCAGGTCGAGCTCCCCCTGAAGATGCTGATGATGGGTGACTTCACCGGCCGGCCGGATGACCGCCCGTTGGAGGAGCGCGCGCCCATCAACGTGGACAAGATGAACTTCAACGAGGTCATGGCGCAGCAGGACCTCAAGGTGAACGCGTCCGTCACGGACAAGCTGTCCAACGAGGAAGGCGCCTCGATCTCCGTGGATCTCCAGTTCAAGAACCTGGCGGACTTCGCGCCCGAGAGCATCGTCAATCAGGTGCCGGAGCTGCGCAAGCTGCTGGAGCTGCGCAGCGCGCTCACCGCGCTCAAGGGACCCCTGGGCAACGTGCCGGCGTTCCGCAAGAAGCTCCAGGCGATGCTCGCCGACGACGAGGGCCGCAAGCGCCTCATCGACGAACTCGGCCTGAAGGTGGACGGCGGCGAGAACCAGACCAAGTAG
- the tssA gene encoding type VI secretion system protein TssA: MTPSPETLRERARTWLEPISADAPCGSASKHHPTYEAVATEVAKLESPSGDAVRWDEVVRGAGEMLRSTSKDLWLASYFAYGLYATEGLPGAITGATLLAELTEQYWQGLFPEASRLRSRGLALSWFVERMTWVLPNVQVQGTSPAVVEALAAAVSKLAEVTRARLASQAPALGPLLTSIERLRASLPQESAPPAPSPPASAPTATPPEPTVTPPASAAPEVAPAAPSASPAPTPPPATPSIQASQLPPAPGGEPPRADAITDFLRNIGASLTNAAGVLRQANPADPLAYRLLRTGLWLHIAQPPPAGANGRTSLPPLPAPLRAKLETLTTNARWVELLDEAESATAQYRFVLDLQRFSANALASLGATHAPARETLLLELSGFLKRLPAVVELVAADGTPLTDTATKEWLRREVLAPPTAAPRPFTAPPLARGLDAPPRDAPSAGESETLEQLHGHLAAATTARARFVARLRIARMCAQQGQTSAAQALYEALDAECTQHALDAWEPALAAACLEGFLTCALTAKDSPNQLVGDLWIRYRRLVQLDPVAALRVQP, encoded by the coding sequence ATGACGCCCTCCCCCGAGACCCTTCGCGAGCGCGCCCGCACGTGGCTGGAGCCCATCTCCGCCGACGCCCCCTGCGGGTCCGCGTCCAAGCACCACCCCACCTACGAGGCCGTCGCCACGGAGGTGGCCAAGCTCGAGTCGCCCTCGGGGGACGCCGTGCGCTGGGACGAGGTCGTCCGGGGCGCGGGAGAGATGCTGCGCAGCACCTCCAAGGACCTGTGGCTCGCCTCCTACTTCGCCTACGGGCTGTACGCGACCGAGGGGCTGCCCGGCGCCATCACCGGAGCCACCCTGCTGGCGGAGCTGACCGAGCAGTACTGGCAGGGTCTCTTCCCGGAGGCCTCGCGCCTGCGCAGCCGCGGGCTCGCGCTGTCCTGGTTCGTGGAGCGCATGACCTGGGTGCTCCCCAACGTGCAGGTCCAGGGCACGTCGCCCGCGGTGGTGGAGGCCCTGGCCGCCGCGGTGTCGAAGCTCGCGGAGGTGACGCGCGCGCGCCTCGCATCCCAGGCGCCGGCGCTCGGGCCCCTGCTCACGAGCATCGAGCGGCTGCGCGCGAGCCTTCCCCAGGAGAGCGCTCCGCCCGCGCCGTCGCCTCCGGCTTCCGCGCCCACCGCCACGCCTCCCGAGCCCACGGTCACCCCGCCCGCGTCCGCCGCGCCCGAGGTGGCACCAGCCGCCCCCAGCGCCAGCCCCGCCCCCACCCCGCCTCCCGCGACCCCGAGCATCCAGGCCTCCCAGCTCCCTCCCGCCCCCGGTGGCGAGCCTCCCCGCGCGGATGCCATCACGGACTTCCTGCGCAACATCGGCGCGTCGCTGACGAACGCGGCCGGAGTGCTGCGCCAAGCCAACCCGGCCGACCCGCTCGCCTACCGCCTGCTGCGCACCGGACTGTGGCTGCATATCGCCCAGCCACCCCCTGCCGGAGCCAATGGGAGGACATCCCTCCCGCCACTCCCCGCCCCGCTGCGCGCGAAGCTGGAAACCCTGACAACCAATGCCCGCTGGGTGGAATTGCTCGACGAAGCCGAGTCCGCCACGGCTCAGTATCGGTTTGTCCTGGATTTACAACGCTTCAGCGCCAATGCCCTGGCATCACTCGGCGCCACCCATGCGCCCGCACGAGAGACATTACTGCTGGAATTGAGTGGTTTCCTCAAACGCCTGCCGGCGGTGGTGGAACTCGTGGCGGCGGATGGCACGCCCCTGACGGACACGGCCACGAAAGAATGGCTGCGGCGCGAGGTGCTCGCCCCTCCCACCGCCGCGCCACGGCCCTTCACGGCGCCGCCCCTGGCGCGTGGGCTGGACGCGCCGCCCAGGGACGCGCCCTCGGCAGGAGAATCCGAGACACTCGAGCAGCTCCACGGCCACCTCGCCGCCGCCACGACGGCGCGCGCGCGCTTCGTCGCGCGGCTACGGATCGCTCGGATGTGTGCTCAACAGGGACAAACCTCCGCGGCCCAGGCCCTCTATGAAGCGCTCGATGCCGAATGCACACAACACGCGCTCGACGCCTGGGAGCCGGCGCTCGCCGCCGCGTGCCTCGAGGGCTTCCTGACGTGTGCCCTCACCGCAAAAGATTCACCGAACCAACTGGTAGGAGATCTTTGGATCCGTTATCGTCGTCTCGTCCAGCTCGATCCCGTTGCCGCCTTGCGCGTTCAACCTTGA
- the tagF gene encoding type VI secretion system-associated protein TagF — translation MTQSPHIGLLGKTPRHAEFVRHNASSTLARYLLRWLEEGTSRLHGARSALPSSSVSFVFTAPGEGSVLVGLLAPSTDSLGRAFPLSVFQELPASEVADRYALLPESFQPFLRASAALLDEAPSLDVALLKERAERLPSVRPGDVRVAERLRQALLSEQHCAELLQHVGAQQPSEGRYYALHTFLTACAGERHREQDLANVMLDCPFPSHLGPVAWLELATRLLRWSSMPPTFFWSEGEQPRLLLCLGAAPPTLLLHLAQPTRTGTQLWPLRTERPAAMAHAKQALSPAQRQIIDSSTSTLEQLLQALTRKERPS, via the coding sequence ATGACGCAGTCGCCCCACATCGGGCTGCTGGGCAAGACGCCGCGCCACGCGGAGTTCGTCCGGCACAACGCGTCCAGCACCCTGGCGCGCTACCTCCTGCGCTGGCTGGAGGAGGGCACCAGCCGGCTGCACGGGGCCCGGAGCGCCTTGCCCTCGTCGTCGGTGAGCTTCGTCTTCACCGCGCCGGGAGAGGGCTCGGTGCTGGTGGGCCTCCTCGCGCCGAGCACGGACAGCCTGGGGCGCGCCTTCCCCCTGTCGGTGTTCCAGGAGCTGCCCGCATCGGAGGTGGCCGACCGCTACGCCCTGCTGCCAGAGAGCTTCCAGCCCTTCCTGCGCGCCAGCGCGGCGCTGCTGGACGAGGCGCCCTCGCTCGACGTGGCCCTTTTGAAGGAGCGCGCGGAGCGGCTGCCCTCCGTGAGGCCCGGTGACGTCCGCGTGGCCGAGCGACTGCGACAGGCCCTGCTCTCCGAGCAGCACTGCGCGGAGCTGCTCCAGCACGTCGGTGCGCAACAGCCCTCGGAGGGACGCTACTACGCGCTGCACACCTTCCTCACCGCGTGCGCGGGCGAGCGCCACCGCGAGCAGGACCTCGCCAACGTGATGTTGGACTGTCCCTTCCCCTCGCATCTGGGCCCTGTCGCCTGGCTGGAGCTCGCCACGCGGCTGCTGCGCTGGTCCTCCATGCCCCCCACCTTCTTCTGGTCCGAGGGAGAGCAGCCCCGACTCCTGCTGTGCCTGGGCGCGGCGCCCCCCACGCTCCTGCTCCATCTGGCCCAGCCCACGCGCACGGGCACCCAGCTCTGGCCCCTGCGCACCGAGCGGCCCGCGGCCATGGCCCACGCGAAGCAAGCGCTGTCGCCCGCCCAGCGCCAGATCATCGACTCCTCCACCAGTACGCTCGAGCAGCTCCTGCAGGCCCTCACGAGGAAGGAGCGCCCGTCATGA
- the tssM gene encoding type VI secretion system membrane subunit TssM, translating to MMFWTLVVTTLVGMAWGAISLLGLPPLLTGLVALGALLVVASVKWLVGKVRSRKAAKKLEGALEAQAEEQIKTVRPDLQPEIKAMQAEFSKAVEALKTSKLSRGRKDALAILPWYLIVGPPGAGKSTALRNSGLKFPYLSSKGGGVRGVGGTRNCDWWLTNEAVLLDTAGRYLSSEDDRPEWFAFLDTLSKYRPKRPINGLIVAVSVSELMGVDPQAAGELGQNIRERLDEITSRLRTLVPVYLMLTKCDLIPGFTEMYADLTRSERGQIWGFTVPMGAQAEASTDLLLERFDELVSVLEQRTLKRLGQERRLEAREHIYQFPQRFDELRKNLAEFAQPLFLDNVYQDTPVMRGLYFTSGTQDQKPMERLSGSSSDLFGDSRPAEPSAEGRSYFLWDIFTKVMFQDQEMAVRSSMEEQRYRRRQRMVAATYFTAAALVLVLPFVSFFQNRRLARDVRDAITSVQLDDRDDIKRIDDLLPLQRQLEKLTANQKEGTPFWLRFGMYQGDTLFPKAQSFYNSAMRRVLLGKQYERIEQNLDLFSRNQESPDWKPGSEDYAHHFDALKMYLLITWPHTQREPSLDDAHQDWLVTQMVRHWTHLKGTGGEANLQQAITHHARTYIRMLAADPEQLAFARNSNLVRATRRGLNRIPLPTLEMERIVAEVGREYPEQTLDDIVGAVPAMRATKRVRGAFTKTAWDQVVRQRLDTAFQDKEGWVLDKDALEDEEASRRDLRTRYYQQYIQEWRDFLQSISVRPPDDVDQMQTLLESLTRGKPPAFGKLFRALSYNVQLVRANKEETKNPVRKAYEKVFPPDGDKEERKLIDEDSATGEFTLGPRDVEKEFATLIRFSNEKTPTNDGAEQLTSLDFYQDQLALVQLALLGVKEKPSESGALLEKIKTTRENVAMLVKKYESGGPILEKLLLPPFQDMRSIVFAGVAQKKSNDWCEAITTPFAQLMSNRYPFVRSSMQDAPLAELSEFLRPSGGTLRKFLQQNLADEVVTSGRKWTFATFNTRDMYRDELLTFIEKTNALALTLFPGDTVDPLVRFQVRIRAGTSPDTAPSEISSITLTIDGTDEVYRNGPDNVWKPMTWPGQAGKLGAHIHVENASGATADIDEPGEWGLFRLLERVKRIEPSGDGRFFSAIWEIEDMNGALVAIDFRPERTANPFFGLSGNNTSRLLQIFRDPGLFPPRGIARGGKGCVEEAVISANGAP from the coding sequence ATGATGTTCTGGACCCTCGTCGTCACGACGCTGGTGGGGATGGCGTGGGGTGCCATCTCCCTGCTGGGGCTGCCGCCCCTTCTGACGGGGCTCGTCGCCCTGGGCGCGCTGCTGGTGGTCGCGAGCGTGAAGTGGCTCGTGGGCAAGGTGCGCTCGCGCAAGGCGGCCAAGAAGCTCGAGGGCGCCCTGGAGGCCCAGGCCGAGGAGCAGATCAAGACGGTACGGCCGGACCTGCAGCCGGAGATCAAGGCCATGCAGGCCGAGTTCTCCAAGGCGGTGGAGGCGCTCAAGACCTCCAAGCTGTCGCGGGGCCGCAAGGACGCGCTCGCCATCCTGCCCTGGTACCTCATCGTCGGGCCGCCGGGCGCGGGCAAGAGCACCGCGCTGCGCAACTCGGGACTGAAGTTCCCCTATCTCTCCTCCAAGGGCGGCGGCGTGCGGGGCGTGGGTGGCACACGCAACTGCGACTGGTGGCTCACCAACGAGGCCGTGCTCCTCGACACCGCCGGCCGCTACCTGAGCAGCGAGGATGATCGGCCCGAGTGGTTCGCCTTCCTCGACACGCTCTCGAAGTACCGCCCCAAGCGGCCCATCAACGGGCTCATCGTCGCGGTGAGCGTCAGCGAGCTGATGGGCGTGGATCCCCAGGCCGCTGGCGAGCTGGGACAGAACATCCGTGAGCGCCTGGACGAGATCACGTCCCGCCTGCGCACGCTGGTGCCCGTGTACCTGATGCTCACCAAGTGCGACCTCATCCCCGGCTTCACGGAGATGTACGCGGACCTGACCCGCTCCGAGCGGGGGCAGATCTGGGGTTTCACCGTGCCCATGGGCGCCCAGGCGGAAGCGTCCACGGATCTGCTGCTGGAGCGCTTCGACGAGCTGGTGAGCGTGCTGGAGCAGCGCACCCTCAAGCGGCTGGGGCAGGAGCGCCGGCTGGAGGCGCGCGAACACATCTACCAGTTCCCCCAGCGCTTCGACGAGCTGCGCAAGAACCTGGCCGAGTTCGCCCAGCCGCTCTTCCTGGACAACGTGTACCAGGACACGCCGGTGATGCGCGGGCTGTACTTCACCAGCGGCACCCAGGACCAGAAGCCGATGGAGCGGCTGTCCGGTTCCTCGTCGGATCTCTTCGGGGACTCGCGCCCGGCCGAGCCGAGCGCGGAGGGCCGCAGCTACTTCCTGTGGGACATCTTCACCAAGGTCATGTTCCAGGACCAGGAGATGGCCGTCCGCAGCTCCATGGAAGAGCAGCGCTACCGCCGACGGCAGCGGATGGTGGCGGCCACCTATTTCACGGCCGCGGCGCTGGTGCTCGTGCTTCCCTTCGTCTCCTTCTTCCAGAACCGGAGGCTGGCGCGCGACGTGCGCGATGCCATCACCTCCGTGCAGCTCGATGACCGAGACGACATCAAGCGCATCGATGACCTGCTGCCCCTGCAGCGGCAGCTCGAGAAGCTGACGGCGAACCAGAAGGAGGGGACGCCCTTCTGGCTGCGCTTCGGGATGTACCAGGGGGACACGCTCTTCCCGAAAGCGCAGTCCTTCTACAACTCCGCCATGCGCCGGGTGCTGCTGGGAAAGCAATACGAGCGCATCGAGCAGAACCTCGACCTGTTCTCGCGCAACCAAGAGTCGCCGGACTGGAAGCCCGGAAGCGAGGACTACGCGCACCACTTCGATGCGCTGAAGATGTACCTGCTCATCACCTGGCCCCACACGCAGCGCGAGCCCTCGCTCGATGACGCCCATCAGGACTGGCTGGTGACCCAGATGGTACGGCATTGGACCCACCTGAAGGGCACGGGAGGAGAGGCCAACCTGCAACAGGCCATCACCCACCATGCGCGCACATACATCCGGATGTTGGCGGCGGACCCGGAGCAGCTCGCGTTCGCCCGCAACAGCAACCTGGTGCGCGCCACCCGCCGGGGCCTCAACCGGATTCCGCTGCCCACGCTGGAGATGGAGCGAATCGTCGCCGAGGTGGGTCGCGAGTATCCAGAGCAGACCCTCGATGACATCGTCGGCGCCGTCCCGGCCATGCGCGCCACCAAACGCGTCCGTGGTGCCTTCACTAAGACGGCCTGGGACCAGGTGGTGCGCCAGCGGCTGGATACCGCCTTCCAGGACAAGGAAGGCTGGGTGCTGGACAAGGATGCCCTGGAAGACGAGGAGGCGTCGCGCCGAGACCTGCGCACGCGCTACTACCAACAGTACATCCAGGAGTGGAGGGACTTCCTCCAGTCCATCAGCGTCCGGCCTCCCGACGACGTGGACCAGATGCAGACGCTGCTCGAGAGCCTCACGCGCGGCAAGCCGCCCGCCTTCGGCAAGTTGTTCAGGGCGCTCTCGTATAACGTGCAGTTGGTCCGCGCCAACAAGGAGGAGACCAAGAATCCGGTCCGGAAGGCCTATGAGAAAGTCTTCCCGCCGGACGGCGACAAGGAGGAGCGCAAGCTCATCGACGAGGACTCGGCCACGGGCGAGTTCACGCTCGGGCCCCGGGACGTGGAGAAGGAGTTCGCCACCCTCATCCGGTTCAGCAACGAGAAGACGCCCACGAACGACGGCGCGGAGCAGTTGACGTCCCTGGACTTCTACCAGGACCAGCTCGCCCTGGTGCAGTTGGCCCTGTTAGGCGTGAAGGAGAAGCCCTCGGAATCCGGCGCACTGCTGGAGAAGATCAAGACCACGCGCGAGAACGTGGCGATGCTCGTCAAGAAGTACGAGAGCGGCGGCCCCATCCTCGAGAAGCTGCTGCTGCCGCCCTTCCAGGACATGCGCAGCATCGTGTTCGCTGGCGTCGCGCAGAAGAAGAGCAACGACTGGTGCGAGGCCATCACCACGCCGTTCGCCCAGCTCATGAGCAACCGCTATCCGTTCGTCCGCTCGTCGATGCAGGACGCGCCCCTGGCCGAGCTGTCGGAGTTCCTCCGGCCCTCGGGTGGCACCCTGCGCAAATTCCTCCAGCAGAACCTGGCCGACGAGGTGGTCACCTCCGGGCGCAAGTGGACGTTCGCCACCTTCAACACGCGCGACATGTACCGCGACGAGCTGCTCACCTTCATCGAGAAGACGAACGCCCTGGCGCTCACCCTCTTCCCGGGCGACACCGTGGATCCGCTCGTGCGCTTCCAGGTGCGCATCCGCGCGGGCACGTCACCGGACACGGCGCCCTCGGAGATCTCCTCCATCACACTGACGATCGACGGCACCGACGAGGTCTACCGCAACGGTCCGGACAACGTCTGGAAGCCCATGACCTGGCCCGGCCAGGCCGGCAAGCTGGGCGCGCACATCCACGTGGAGAACGCCTCGGGCGCCACCGCGGACATCGACGAGCCCGGCGAGTGGGGCCTGTTCCGGCTGCTCGAGCGCGTCAAGCGCATCGAGCCCAGCGGGGATGGACGCTTCTTCTCCGCCATCTGGGAGATCGAGGACATGAACGGGGCGCTCGTCGCCATCGACTTCCGCCCCGAGCGCACCGCCAACCCGTTCTTCGGCCTGTCGGGCAACAACACCTCGCGGCTGCTGCAGATCTTCCGGGATCCGGGCCTGTTCCCCCCTCGCGGGATCGCCCGGGGTGGCAAGGGGTGTGTCGAGGAAGCCGTCATCAGCGCGAATGGAGCGCCTTGA
- a CDS encoding DotU family type IV/VI secretion system protein — protein sequence MQRTTEATKDCFDAAIRIRNSDAAAVPPPEVLHHRLRGVVDEMLRRAAVLGFSHQDAQDMAYALVALLDEVALSRPEPYRSFWMTNQLQLQYFNENVAGDGFFHRLQAIRKDPHRAEVLQVYYLCMLFGFQGRYRIRGGELELMTLIDSVQKDLERAKPFDFEVLSPHAERPTESMLAGKRKLSPMVISLGALVLALVVYGGLLFNLDSTVDTFMNEIKLHMATNTGASQ from the coding sequence ATGCAACGAACCACCGAGGCCACCAAGGACTGCTTCGACGCGGCGATCCGGATCCGCAACTCGGATGCCGCCGCGGTGCCGCCCCCCGAGGTGCTGCACCACCGCCTGCGCGGCGTCGTGGACGAGATGCTGCGGCGCGCGGCGGTGCTGGGCTTCAGCCACCAAGACGCCCAGGACATGGCCTACGCCCTCGTCGCCCTGCTCGACGAGGTCGCGCTCAGCCGGCCCGAGCCCTACCGCTCCTTCTGGATGACCAACCAGTTGCAGCTGCAGTACTTCAACGAGAACGTGGCGGGTGACGGCTTCTTCCACCGCCTGCAAGCCATCCGGAAGGATCCACACCGCGCCGAGGTGCTGCAGGTCTACTACCTGTGCATGCTCTTCGGCTTCCAGGGCCGCTACCGCATCCGCGGCGGCGAGCTGGAGCTGATGACGCTCATCGACTCGGTCCAGAAGGATCTGGAGCGGGCGAAGCCCTTCGACTTCGAGGTCCTGTCGCCCCACGCGGAGCGGCCCACCGAGTCGATGCTCGCGGGCAAGCGCAAGCTGTCGCCGATGGTCATCTCCCTCGGGGCACTGGTGCTCGCTCTGGTCGTCTACGGCGGATTGCTGTTCAACCTGGACAGCACCGTCGACACCTTCATGAACGAGATCAAGCTCCACATGGCCACCAACACGGGGGCGTCGCAATGA